The window TTTTCGAGCGATCATTAACCTCGCCTATTTTTAAAAAGGGATCTTCTTTGCCGCGGATTCTGGCCCAGTAACGTTCAAGGTCGCGGGATAAGGTCCCGGTGCCTATTTCGCCTAACTGGTAAGCTTTTGAAAGGTTATCTATTTTAATTACCGGCGGCATATTTATACAGTATCAACAAAGGTGCGTTCAACGCGGTTAAAAATTATTATTCCCGCTAAAAGTATAGCAGTAGTTATCAGGGTGGTTATGCCCAGCGATAGCATTGTAAATGTTCCCTTGCCCAAAAAACCGTATCTGAAAGCTTCTATGATAGGTGTCATTGGGTTGTATTCTACAAGCCAGGCATATTGAGGGTATTTTGCTTTTACCGCAGATAAAGGATATATAACGGTAGTACCATACATCATAAGCTGGATGCCGAAGGTGATTAAAAAGCTCAGGTCTCGGTATTTTGTGGTTAATGCTGATATGATCATACCAAGCGCTAACCCCAGCATGGCCATTAACACTAATAAAAACGGAAACAGCAGCAGGTAAATGTTGGGATGAACATTGGAGCCATGGATAGAATAAAAAATCATGGTTAACAGAAAAAGTACCATCTGAACCGCAAAACGGATCAGGTTAGAAACCACAATGCTTAACGGAACAATTAACCGGGGGAAGTAGACCTTGCCAAATAAACCAGCATTTGTTACAAATACCGTTGATGTTTTGGTAAGGCAATCGGCAAAGTAATTCCATGCTGTAATACCTGCCATATAAAACAAAGGTTTATCTAAATTATCGGCAGATATATTAGCCAGGTTACCAAACACAAAAGTATATATGATGGTGGTGAACACCGGCTGAATAAAAAACCAAAGCGGCCCAAGTATGGTTTGCTTGTAAAAAGAAACAAAATCGCGCCGTACCAGC is drawn from Mucilaginibacter ginsenosidivorax and contains these coding sequences:
- a CDS encoding ABC transporter permease, encoding MSIHTNEKWDIELTPHSSLLDLKLNDVWHYRDLLILLVRRDFVSFYKQTILGPLWFFIQPVFTTIIYTFVFGNLANISADNLDKPLFYMAGITAWNYFADCLTKTSTVFVTNAGLFGKVYFPRLIVPLSIVVSNLIRFAVQMVLFLLTMIFYSIHGSNVHPNIYLLLFPFLLVLMAMLGLALGMIISALTTKYRDLSFLITFGIQLMMYGTTVIYPLSAVKAKYPQYAWLVEYNPMTPIIEAFRYGFLGKGTFTMLSLGITTLITTAILLAGIIIFNRVERTFVDTV